ACTAATTAAGGTGTACCAAATAGGTAAATTACTAAATGCTAAAATGTAGCCTAATAAAGTATTTGGTTTATAAGTAAGGTGTCAGAAGATAATGAAGGTGTTAGGAGATAACCAAATATTAACTACTCAAGTGTTAGCTGATAAAGAAGGGATTATACTGGTTAACCAACAACTAAGGTGACAGGTGATAAGGATTTAAATTGAGATTTTTCCTAGGGAACTTTGCACTTTAGAGGGGACTTGAGAACAGTGGAAAGCTGATAAAGACTATAGGAATGCAGATCTAATTGGGAGTGTTAAGTTCTCAGCTAGATTCTAAGCTTCTGGGGGAAATTGTATTTGCACATCTTTGGTTTTCAGAGAGGGTCTAGTTGGAGACAGGCAAGGAGCTGGCGCTCAAAAATGGCTTTTCTCAAAATTCAACTTAATCTGCTAAggaccaggcactgtgctagggttgggggaggggaggaggcagttCCATAAATAATGGGAGTGTGGTAAGTGAGTGAGTGGTATGTGAAAAGGAAGACATGGGGAGGTTCATGAAGGCTGGGAGGAAGGGGGAGCAGGTATGTCAGAGAGAGGTGATGAGTTCATTCTGGACATGTTGAGTTTGAGGTGTCTTTAGAGATGCACAGTAGGCAGAAAGATATGAGTCCAATATAGATACCAAGTAGGGATCTGGGTGTCATTAGGACACAGATGGCAGTCAAAACTGTGAGAAAAATTGAGATGGCTGAGCAAGAGTATATGGAGTGAAAAGAGGGACCAACCTAGACCCCTAAGGAAGAGCAGTGGTTAAGGGCTGGGCAGAGGATGAAGTGCCATCAACAGAGACTGAGAAAGAAAGTAACCAGAGAGGTAGGAGGCAAATTAAAATGATGCAGTGGCATGAAAGCCGGGGGAAGGGGAAGTGTCAGGGAGAAGAGCATAGTTAGCAATGTCAGATGTGGCTGAGAGACGAAGTAGGATAAAAGTCAGAGAAATGGCCTTTGGATATAACAACAAGGAGCTCAGTGATGGCTCTGGGGAATGCAGTAAATTAAAGAATGAATATGGAGAAGGTAGAGATAGTGGgtacagagggagggaggaagcttcAGGAGAATGTGGTTTCCAGATGTCCATCTTAAAAAATTCTGATGGCTCAGTTTCattatgcgtgtgtgtgtgcacgtgcgcAGATGCTGAGCTGGAGCTTGGAGTAGAGTATGTAAAGGCAGGCTGGATACCACCATAGCAGGGGCTTGTGGTCAGCCCATCATCAGCCTTCATTTTATCCTGGTAAGCTTTGAGAAGCAATACTAAGGGAGACTGTGAGGACTGTAGCACAAGGATCAACCCTCATTGATTCAGTGGGAAAACGAAGGGCAGCAAAAAGGGATCAGTTCGCTCAGTTTGCAAGTCAGGGGCACAGCCAGGACTTGAATGAGCCTCTGGCCTTCTAGAACAGTGACCCTGGAAGAAGAAGacatcaaattcttttttttttttttttttttttaaagatttatttttatttatttaattcccctcccctcccccggttgtctgctctctgtgtcttcttgctgcatcttgtttcttgtttctttgtccgcttctgttgtcgtcagcggcacgggaagtgtgggcggcgccattcctgggcaggctgctccctcccccgcgctgggcggctctcctcatgggtgcactccttgcgcgcggggctcccctatgcgggggacaccctgcgtggcgcggcactccctgcgcgcatcagcactgcgcatgggccagctccacacgggtcaaggaggcccggggcctgaaccgcggacctcccatgtggtagacggacgccccaaccactgggccaaagtccgtttcccaacatcaAATTCTTATTTGCCAATTTATTACCGGTCAGTAAGCTTTGTCCACCATACCAGTTTTtaactatttctttttctatttatataaaaatgaaataggaggctGGAGAGTGGCTACAGTTTGTATTGTTGATAGTTTTAGataaaatattgttttctaaaaagttaaaaaaagaagtaatattctATACACAAAATTCAAACATTATAGAAAGGCATAACAAAGAAAGTGAATGGCTCCTGTATCGCAACACACGACCCCCTCAAGGACAACCACCATTAACAGTTTTGTATATATTCTTCTGTTTTACATCTCTCTTGCTTGCTTAGCATTGTTATTGCAAAtgttttttataaaaaatgttataCTGTTTCACAActtgccatttttttctcttttggagaaCTTTCCATCGTAGTACATAGAGatcaaattcattcattttaataacTGAATTGGTTTAACATTTGAATTTATACCATTATTAGTAAcctcaaaattttattattatgaacAGTGTACATACATGTGATTGTACATATATATTGCAGTTTGGGAGTCTTCAAGAAGGGGAAATGATAGCTCAGAGTTGACGaggattttgttttaaaatgaccTGAGGCAGGTTAGTTCAGGGAAAGGAAGGATGAGTCTAAGACCTGGCAGAAGAACATGGTCGCAAAACACGTGCCCATGGAACCCTGCCTGGAAGCCCCCCGGGGGAAAGACCACCACCAAGAGGGCTGCCAGAAGGACCCCACGAAAACCCTGTTTGGAAGGAGATCTCGTCCCGGGTCAAGGGAAATCCCCGGATACCCCTCAAGGGGCCTCACCATTGGGTCCCCGGGGGAACTGAGGGGTGGGGTGATCAGAACAGCAGGCAGCTGGGCCCCTCCCCCAAAAGTTAGCGAGGGAGGAATAACTAATAGCTTAATAAAGGTAACCGCACaagccaaatctctctctctgcagGTTCAGCCAAGAACTTAGAGGAATCCATCATCTGCTGACTCCCCCCACCCTTCACACTGTCCAAAAAACTTGCTCTGGTTTATTGTCCTCCTAACAGTATATGCAAATGCCCATTTCCCACACCCTTACCAACAATTTACTTACCATTTTAAAAACCTTTCCAATTTACCAATTTTCCATTTTACCCCACCATTTTACTAAATTATCTACCAACAATTTACctaccattttaaaaatctttctaatTTGAATAAGGTTGAGTATATTTTCATGCTTATTATCCATTTACGTTCTTTATGAATTACCTATTCATATTCCTTGCCTATTTGCTATTATAGTACATTTTGAGTGAGTAAATTCTTTTTGGATAATAATGATTGGCCTGATAAAAAAGGCCTGGAAGCAAAGCATATGCACCAAATTGCTAACAGTGTTTACCTCCAGGAAGTAAGAGTATAGGAAACGAGAGGGAtacttacattttttattttatgttattctGTATTATTTGTGCTTTTACAGTGAACTTGcattagggtttttttgttgttgtttgctttaggaagtaccggggattgaacctaggaccttgtacatgggaaggaggcagtcaaccacttgagctacatctgctaccctGCATCagttttgtaattaaaaaataagttgtttggctagctcagtcggtagagcatgagactcttaaaaaataatacattggaggaccagatgtggctcaaacagttgggtgcctgcgtcccacatgggaggtcccaggttcagttcccagggcctcctaaagaagacaagcaaggcagtgagctggcatgacaggccaACGTGGTGAgttgatgcaatgagatgacacaacaagatgtcacaATGAGATGAttcaatgaggagacacaatgagagacatgacaagcagggagcagatgtggctcaatcaattggtgcttccctcccacatgagaggtcccaggtttggttcctggtgcctcctaaaaggagcagacacagagaatacataacgagcagacacagagagcagagagcaagcgcaaacaatgatggggggggagggggaaggataaataaataattctttaaaaacaatagTAATACAgtggaaacaacaacaacaacaaataatgtTTAGCCTGGGTTCTCATTGGCTGGAAATTAATGTTGGGTGCAAGCTTTTATTAATCACAAGTTATTTTTTGGTTTATAtgcaaaaagaaatttattgactGCTTCCTATTTAGCTGGTCCTGTCCTAGGCACAtttaaagcttttgcattttaaccctcacaacagccctgtgaggtAGGAAGGAATTGGCTCCCATTTTACTGAGTTCTTACTGCTCGATAGACTTCTCTTTGCCACATGTCTTCATTGGTTAGTGGTTCTAATTGGCTGGCAACTCATTGGCCAGGATTTCCTAttggtttttttaagattcaaatgataaaaatattgGTATTTTTCCCCCACAGGACGGATGGGATAGGTGAGATAAGGGGTgaaagaagggagaggagagtCAGGGGTTTCTCCTTTTGAAGCACCATTTGAGTTTGCTTTGGTCACCCATGCACAGGATGGGTGCATTGGGCAGGATAGGGAAGACAGGAGAAGAGGGTGAATGGTTATAAATCTTCCCGCTTTTGCAGGATGAGTTTTCTCACAAGTGCTGTGACCTGGGGCCTGATCTCTTCCACAGACACAGTTGCATCCCAAGCCCCTGCCACCTTCCCATCCGGGGCCACTAGGTACTTCCAGAAGTTCCAGGTGGGCTCCTTCCCAGAAGTCTCtagataaaaaaaagaagaaggaagaactaAGTGTACTTCCCTGTGTACCCTCACCTGGAATTCCAATACCAGTGTTTACCCTTCTCTTGAGGCAGTGGTTCTCAGTTAAAACTACCTGAGGAACTTTTTACAATCCTGATACCCAGGTCACAAATTACACCACTTAAATCAGAAGCTCTGGGGTAAGACTCAGGCACTCATATTTTATAAAAGCTCACCAGGAGATTCCAATGTGCAGGCAAAGTTAAGCTGCACAACGACTGCTTCAGGATTCTGTGAGGTGCTTGGTAAAACAGCATCAGATCCCCTTTATTAATAACCTCAAGGCACTGCATAGGCTACACCTCACTCTCTGAGTCTTACAGGTTTCCAAATGTTGGTTCATGGACTGGttgcatcagaatcacttggaaGGGATATATAAAATAAGCAGGTTCCTTCCCTGGTGTTTCTAAAGCATGGCCATTTTGGATCTATAACTATGGGAACCAGGAAGGCACTAATACAAAaacatacaggaaaaaaaaagcaaacattaaGATTGAACCACAGAGCAAAATGCAAATCTGTCCCAGTAAGGGACCTTGCTAAACTGTTCTTGCATTCTCCTCCCGGTGAACGGGTTGGGGGTGCTGCTAAGAGGCACCGTGGCAACCAGGAGCCTTGTGTGggagaagacaaaaaggaagCCCCAAAAGTGGAGAAAGGTCTTAGTCAGGAGTCAGGACCATAAAGACAAGCTTGGCCTATGACCCCATGTTATGGTTCTGATGCTTCTGGGGCAGGAGAAGGGGCTGGTTTCTGAAATTAAgacttcatattttaattcaggAGGTTTTCCTCCGGAAGTCTATAGACTTTGCCTCTGACTGACGGCAGGAGATCCCTGTCACTCATCTTGGTCAGCCTTCTCAGGGCCCGCGGCTTCCCCTGTCTGTGCCTGGGCTTCTCTATACGAGTTCCTAAGCGGAACTAATTCACACTGACTACAATGTGAGGGCCTAGTCGCCTTCTAGGAGCCCCTGCATGTGAAGACAGGATCCCAGAGAAGCCACCAGAAGTGACTCTCAGGGAGAACTTTAAGGCAGTAGCAGTGGTGCTGTTCTTAGGCAGGAATTCCCCAGCTCGTGACTGCTTCTACCCTCCCGAAAGGTTAGTGCTGGAACAGAACTCCAACCCATGAGAGAGGGTCAAGAAGGGGCCCCGGGTCACCCGCCAGCCAGTGGCTTCTGACCAGAGAGCCAAGGCCTCAGCCAGCAAAAGGAAGGTGGGGGATGAAGGGAGCAGGACTCACGGATCAGGTACTTGAAGGCAGGATGGGCACCACTGCCAGTGACCGCGACCTTGCTAAACATGGGGAAAGAGACGCTGTACGTGCGGCGAACAAAGGTCTCGATCTCCTTATTGCTGCCAGGCTCCTGCTGGCCAAACTGGTTGCAAGGGAAGGCAAGCACGTTGAAGTGGTTGGGGCCCAGGTCCCTCTGCAGCTGCTGCAGAGCTCGGTAGTGCTGGTCCGTGAAGCCACACTCACTGGCCACATTTACCACAAGGGACACCTGGATGGCAAAAACAAATCAAGACCGAGGCACATACCCAAACTAGGGAAATGGCATGCACTAGTACGTGCCCAACAATTCATGCTGTCTCAGGTACAAAAACACAATGTACACAAATGTAGATGTGCATGCAATGCCCAAACATATACACAAATGTGTGCACATACCCTTAAGAAATCAAACGTGCAGTGGCTTAcagacatgtgcacacacacacatacatgacCATTTGTGAGCATAAGCATACAACACACAAATGGGTATGCACATGCCCTATGATACAAAGATACACACACATCACACATGTCCACCAATATGCACTCAGATTGTTCATATCCATCTATTGATTGAGACACCCATGTATGTACAAACACACATAACACATTCACAGAGAGAGGTGCTCACTCACCAGTGAGCACACATCAGGaggtaatgtgggaaagtggaaaGGCAGACTTGGGTTCATTTCTGAATCAGCCAACTTGTATGCATCATTCTATATAGTAGTTGACTGTACATATGTGGGTGTCCCTTCTAGAATGTGAGTCCCCTAAAGGCAGGAGCtatgtccatttcatctcagAGCCCAGAGTATGAAAAAGTCTCAGTGTCTGCTGAATGATTAAACAGTGTGCACACAGATTCAAATACCTGCATAGCTACATAGAGGTTGGGATTTCTTGATAAAAGGACCCCCCAGGATAACCCCTCTTTgcccctgttttagtttcctggctgctaaaacaaatagcatctaatgggttggcttaataacaggaatttattggctcacggtttcagaggTAGAAGGTCAGTCTCTTCTGGCTGGCTatcaatctttggggttccttggcttttccgtcacatgATAAGggacatggcagtgtcttcttcctttcttttccagattCTGTTAACATTCAGCTTCTAGTTGCTCTTTGaggtttttctctctgtgtctaattccctttgcttttaaggacttAATCCATATGGGATTAAGAGACACCCTCAATCAGTTTTGGGTACACcttaattaacatcttcaaaggtcctgcttacaaatgagttcagatccacaggaccaggggtcgggacctgaacatgccttttgtggaggACATAACTCATCCCCCGACAGCTCACCTTCTGGAcctcaaaaagacatgttcttctcACAAGCAAAATACATCGATTCTATCACAATATTCCAAAGCCATAAGTCATTTcaataacaatgctaagtacaaagtctcatgaAAATCATTTATGGATATGGTGCAtcttggggcaaaattcctctTCATCTATGGACCTGTGAAATCTAGACAACAAGTtatttgcttccaatatacaatggtgaGACAGGCAtgggataaacattcccattctagaagggagaaattggaaggaaaacaggggttcCAGCAGGGCAAATTCCATTAGCTTTTTAGGTCTGAGTGTCACCTAAAGATAAATGTTTTGTCTGGTGGGCCTGATAGAGTGGCAGCCCCACCCCTCCCAAGAGCTTGCACAGAGGCCATGCTCTCCCCAAGCACTGAGGTATAGATCGCACCCTCTGTGAGAACTGGGGTGACAGCAATCTCCTTGAACAAAGGCCCACCCCCTCTAAATGTAAGGCAGATGGTCCGCCCCCTCCACGGGTAGAGGCAGATCTGCCtctccacacacatgggtgggctgactctcttggcccaaggagatcttTTCAGTCCAGACCTTTGCTTCCATGGtcctgcccttgaagtcattcttccttcaattcatcccttttctgtccctttcaggCATTGCTtccattcatacaaatttccCAAAAAACTTGTTGGATTTGCATGCAAATCATCAGACAAAATAACTTCCCATAGACCctccctggataactgcatttctaatATTGACTTCCACTGAAATAGCTGACTGGATCCATATGTTCAGCCACACCCTCTTTAGCAGAGGGTTATTcggttcagttaaatcctcacatgagccctgttctctggggactcacttctTGGAAGCTCAGGGAGGTCCGTGATAGAGCCACTTCTGGCCCTACTCGCAGAGAACACTATCTGGATAGGTCAAGATTTTTCTAAATGATCAGTTGCTGGTTTCCTCGTGCTTATGAGTTCAATCgtcagtttatctctttcctctctcatttcactATTAGCTGCAAGGAAAAACCAGCCTGCACCATCcatacttagcttggaaatctcctcagttaaatatTCTAGTTCATTGCTTGAAAGTTCTGCCTTGCACCTGACACtggaactcaattttgccaagttctttgctACTTTATcccaaggatcacctttcttccaacTTCCAAAGACACATTcaccatttccttctaaggccttgcCAGAAGTATCtttaatgtttatatttctaCCACCATTGTG
Above is a genomic segment from Dasypus novemcinctus isolate mDasNov1 chromosome 9, mDasNov1.1.hap2, whole genome shotgun sequence containing:
- the GPX7 gene encoding glutathione peroxidase 7 isoform X2; the encoded protein is MVVTVAVAWLLLSAAASVQPEQDFYGFKAINIRGKLVSLDKYRGSVSLVVNVASECGFTDQHYRALQQLQRDLGPNHFNVLAFPCNQFGQQEPGSNKEIETFVRRTYSVSFPMFSKVAVTGSGAHPAFKYLIQTSGKEPTWNFWKYLVAPDGKVAGAWDATVSVEEIRPQVTALVRKLILQKREDL
- the GPX7 gene encoding glutathione peroxidase 7 isoform X1, whose amino-acid sequence is MNPSLPFHFPTLPPDVCSLVSLVVNVASECGFTDQHYRALQQLQRDLGPNHFNVLAFPCNQFGQQEPGSNKEIETFVRRTYSVSFPMFSKVAVTGSGAHPAFKYLIQTSGKEPTWNFWKYLVAPDGKVAGAWDATVSVEEIRPQVTALVRKLILQKREDL